A stretch of Camelus bactrianus isolate YW-2024 breed Bactrian camel chromosome 26, ASM4877302v1, whole genome shotgun sequence DNA encodes these proteins:
- the CASP3 gene encoding caspase-3 has product MENTENSVDSKSIKTLETNIFHGSKSMDSGLSLDNSYKMDYPEMGLCLIINIKNFHKSTGMACRSGTDVDAANLRETFTNLKYEVRNKNDLTCEEILKLMYNVSKEDHSKRSSFICVLLSHGEEGVIYGTDGAVDLKKLTSFFRGDSCRSLTGKPKLFIIQACRGTELDCGIETDSGVEDEMACQKIPVEADFLYAYSTAPGYYSWRNSKDGSWFIQSLCAMLKQYAHKLELMHILTRVNRKVAIEFESFSIDSAFHAKKQIPCIVSMLTKELYF; this is encoded by the exons ATGGAGAACACTGAAAACTCAGTAGATTCAAAATCCATTAAAACCTTGGAGAC AAATATCTTCCATGGAAGCAAATCAATGGACTCTGGACTATCCTTAGACAATAGTTATAAAATGGATTATCCTGAAATGGGTTTATgcttaataattaatattaagaACTTTCATAAAAGTACTG GAATGGCATGTCGGTCTGGTACAGATGTAGACGCAGCAAACCTCAGGGAAACCTTCACGAACTTGAAATACgaagtcagaaataaaaatgatcttaCATGTgaagaaattttgaaattaatgTACAATG tttctaaagaAGATCATAGCAAAAGGAGCAGTTTCATTTGTGTGCTTCTAAGCCATGGTGAAGAAGGAGTGATTTATGGAACAGATGGGGCTGTTGATCTGAAAAAATTAACAAGCTTCTTCAGAGGGGACAGTTGTAGAAGCCTAACCGGAAAACCCAAACTTTTCATTATTCAG GCCTGCCGAGGCACAGAGCTGGACTGTGGGATTGAGACAGACAGTGGCGTTGAGGACGAAATGGCCTGTCAGAAAATACCCGTTGAGGCCGACTTCTTGTATGCATACTCCACGGCACCTG GTTACTATTCCTGGAGAAATTCAAAGGATGGATCCTGGTTCATCCAGTCCCTTTGTGCAATGCTGAAGCAGTACGCTCACAAACTCGAGCTGATGCACATTCTTACTCGGGTTAACCGAAAGGTGGCAATAGAATTCGAGTCTTTTTCCATTGACTCTGCTTTTCATGCAAAGAAACAGATTCCATGTATTGTGTCCATGCTCACAAAAGAACTATATTTTTAA